DNA from Acidobacteriota bacterium:
GCCAAGTACGTCGGGTCGTCTTCGCTGCACCTGCGCTCCCCCCATAGCTCGGCGGGGTACTCGCCGCTGGCCAGCTCCTCTTCACTGAGAGCCCGCTCGGCGAGGATCTGGGTCCGCGGGTGGTATTTGGTGAAGTCCGTCTCGAGGACCTGGGGAAAGAGATTCTGCGCCAGGTGGAAATCCCACAAGGCCTCGTCTTCCCGCTCGAGAACGATAGAGGCCACTGCCCGCTGGGTCAGAACGACGCCGAGGATCTTCCCCGCATCGTTCCCCCCATTGAGCCGGCGCGCCACCTCTTTGAGCAGCTTCGTGGCCTGCTTGTGCGCCGACTCCCAACGCTCGGCGTCGAGCTTGGAGTCGATCTCCTGAATCTCCCGCTGCCAGCGGCTGTCCGACGCGGACGCCGACGGTGCCGGTAGGAGGGTCAGGAGGAGAGCTAGGGCTCCGGCTAGAGCCCCTATTCTGCAGCACTTTCGGGTTGTCTTCATGAACGAGATCTTACCATCCAGCGCTCCGTCACATGGCCGTCACACCCTCGTCGTCGGTGCGTAGCGGTGCGCACCTATCGTTGCTCCGGCGGGGATCCAGTGCCCTCGGTACGCGCCGGGCAAGAGATCCCCAAGGCAATCGAATTCCCGAAGCATCGAATCGCCCGGACCGAAGAGCCTTCAATGGCGAGCCTGGAATGGGCGCCCAACGTCAACTCCGAGGAGAAAGCATCCTATGAAACGAGTACTGATCGCTGCTGCCGTCTGTCTGCTCTTCGCGGCCGGCGCCGCTGAAGCGCAGCGGGACCAGATCCGCATCGTGGGTTCTTCCACCGTATATCCCTTCGCCACCAAGGTCGCCGAGCAGTTCGGCAAGAGCACCCAGTTCAAGACCCCGGTCATCGAGAGCACCGGCTCCGGCGGCGGTCTCAAGCTCTTCTGCGCCGGTGTCGGCGTCGAGCACCCGGACATCACCAACGCTTCCCGCGCCATCAAGTCCTCCGAGGTGGAGCTGTGCGCCAGCAACGGCGTCAAGGAGATCACCGAGGTCAAGATCGGTTACGACGGCATCGTCATGGCCAACTCCAAGCGTGCGAAGCAGATGAGCGTGACTCTCGAGCAGATCTTCCTGGCTCTGGCCAAGGAAGTGCCCGCCGGTGACGGCAAGCTCAAGGCCAACCCCTACACGACCTGGAAGCAGGTCGACTCCTCGCTCCCCGACGTCAAGATCGAGGTCCTCGGTCCTCCCCCCACCTCCGGCACCCGCGACGCCTTCGCGGAGCTCGCCATGGAGGGCGGCTGCAAGACCTTCGACTGGATCGCCGACCTCAAGAAGACCGACAAGAACCGCTACAAGAGCATCTGCCACACCATCCGTGAGGACGGCGCCTACGTCGAGGCCGGCGAGAACGACAACCTGATCATTCAGAAGCTCGACGCCAACGCCGATGCCTTCGGTGTCTTCGGCTTCAGCTTCCTCGACCAGAACGCCGACAAGGTGCAGGGCTCCAAGATCAACGGTGTGGCCCCCACCTTCGACGCCATCGCCGACGGCACCTACCCCATCTCCCGGCCGCTCTTCTTCTACGTCAAGAAGGCCCATGCCGACGTCATCCCGGGCATGCGGGAGTACGTCAAGGAGTTCACCAGCGCCCGCGCCTGGGGTCCCGACGGCTACCTTTCCGACGCCGGCCTGATTCCCCTGCCGAACGCCGAGCGCACCAAGGTCGGCAGCGAGGCCAACAGCCTGGCCGCCAACGTCAAGTAAGACACCTTGAAGAATGACCGGCGGCCCTGCCCAAGGGTCGCCGGTCGTTTTGTTCCTCTACCGTTCGACAGCGCATTCTTCGCCCCCGCGGGGGCTTCTTCGAATCCCACCAAGGCACCACCGACCATGCACGGCCTGATCCAACTCTTTGTGCTCCTGGCCCTGTCCGCCGCCGTCTACC
Protein-coding regions in this window:
- a CDS encoding PstS family phosphate ABC transporter substrate-binding protein, which codes for MKRVLIAAAVCLLFAAGAAEAQRDQIRIVGSSTVYPFATKVAEQFGKSTQFKTPVIESTGSGGGLKLFCAGVGVEHPDITNASRAIKSSEVELCASNGVKEITEVKIGYDGIVMANSKRAKQMSVTLEQIFLALAKEVPAGDGKLKANPYTTWKQVDSSLPDVKIEVLGPPPTSGTRDAFAELAMEGGCKTFDWIADLKKTDKNRYKSICHTIREDGAYVEAGENDNLIIQKLDANADAFGVFGFSFLDQNADKVQGSKINGVAPTFDAIADGTYPISRPLFFYVKKAHADVIPGMREYVKEFTSARAWGPDGYLSDAGLIPLPNAERTKVGSEANSLAANVK